The Urbifossiella limnaea genome has a window encoding:
- a CDS encoding cryptochrome/DNA photolyase family protein yields the protein MTTYNDARVRAANSRPANPAGRYVLLWLQTTRRLHSSHALDYALHLCRHYKKPLVVYEGLKLGYPWANARNHTFMLEGTRDTAADAARLGVAHWPFVETPDQPGRGLVVRLATDSCAVVTDDSPCFVVPAHNRAVAAKSPVAVYLVDGNGVAPLKLLGDKPVSAAAHLRPRIHAQFPEAWANRAAAEPDVPKVAKSQLAPPFEPWRVPKDMAAFVRQLPIDQTVPPVPGVVGGTVAGRAVLAEFVAKKLPRYAEGRNQPDDPARGAASRLSPYLRFGHVAIEDVIDAVFGTLGDWSPAEINPTAKGKRDDFYSRDASVNGFLDEAITWRDVGRQFFFAGAGTVVPHSADSTPPFPDVLPAWAQETLRKHAGDRREHLYTPEQFEAADTHDPLWNAAQTELVRTGRMHNYLRMLWGKKVLEWSETPAEAYRVLEHLNNKYALDGRDPNSYTGILWCFGLFDRPWPPERPVFGNVRYMSSENTARKFKLAGYHEYVRGLTGPAATLF from the coding sequence ATGACCACCTACAACGACGCCCGCGTCCGCGCCGCCAACTCCCGCCCCGCGAACCCCGCCGGGCGGTACGTCCTCCTGTGGCTCCAGACCACCCGCCGCCTCCATTCGAGCCACGCCCTCGACTACGCCCTCCACCTGTGCCGGCACTACAAGAAGCCGCTGGTCGTGTACGAGGGGCTGAAGCTCGGCTACCCGTGGGCCAACGCCCGCAACCACACCTTTATGCTGGAAGGGACGCGAGACACCGCCGCCGACGCGGCCCGGCTCGGCGTCGCGCACTGGCCGTTCGTCGAGACGCCCGACCAGCCCGGCCGCGGTCTCGTCGTCCGCCTCGCCACCGACAGCTGCGCCGTCGTCACCGACGACTCGCCGTGCTTCGTCGTACCGGCGCACAACCGGGCGGTGGCGGCCAAGTCGCCGGTCGCGGTGTACCTCGTGGACGGCAACGGCGTCGCCCCTCTGAAGCTGCTAGGTGACAAGCCGGTGTCGGCGGCGGCGCACCTCCGGCCGCGAATCCACGCCCAGTTCCCGGAGGCGTGGGCGAACCGCGCCGCCGCCGAGCCCGACGTGCCGAAGGTGGCGAAGTCCCAACTCGCGCCGCCGTTCGAGCCGTGGCGTGTGCCGAAGGACATGGCGGCGTTCGTGCGGCAACTGCCGATCGATCAGACGGTGCCGCCGGTGCCGGGCGTAGTCGGCGGAACGGTCGCAGGCCGCGCCGTGCTGGCGGAGTTCGTGGCGAAGAAGCTGCCGCGCTACGCCGAGGGCCGCAACCAGCCGGACGACCCGGCCCGCGGCGCGGCCAGCCGGCTGAGCCCGTACCTGCGGTTCGGCCACGTCGCCATCGAGGACGTGATAGACGCCGTGTTCGGCACCCTCGGCGACTGGTCGCCGGCTGAGATCAACCCGACGGCGAAGGGGAAACGCGACGACTTCTACAGCCGCGACGCGAGCGTGAACGGCTTCCTCGACGAGGCAATCACGTGGCGCGACGTGGGGCGGCAGTTCTTCTTCGCGGGGGCGGGCACGGTCGTGCCGCACTCCGCCGACAGCACCCCGCCTTTCCCCGACGTGCTGCCGGCGTGGGCGCAGGAGACGCTGCGGAAGCACGCCGGCGACCGCCGCGAGCACCTGTACACACCCGAGCAGTTCGAGGCGGCCGATACGCACGACCCGCTGTGGAACGCCGCCCAGACAGAGCTCGTGCGCACCGGGCGGATGCACAATTATCTGCGGATGCTGTGGGGGAAGAAGGTGCTGGAGTGGTCGGAGACGCCGGCCGAGGCGTACCGTGTGCTGGAGCACCTGAACAACAAGTACGCGCTCGACGGCCGCGACCCGAACTCGTACACGGGCATCCTGTGGTGCTTCGGCCTGTTCGACCGGCCGTGGCCGCCGGAGCGGCCCGTATTCGGCAACGTGCGGTACATGTCGAGCGAGAACACCGCCCGCAAGTTCAAGCTCGCCGGCTACCACGAGTACGTCCGCGGCCTCACCGGCCCGGCGGCGACTCTGTTCTGA
- a CDS encoding O-methyltransferase, giving the protein MLNFVRPTPLTDRVYEYALTVGLREPDALRALREETGRLAEGEWQIAPEQGPLLALLVKLMGATKCLEVGTFTGYSALWVASALPAGGQVVCCDVNPTYAEIARRHWAAAGLADRIELRLAPALDTLTRLRAGGADGTFDFAFIDADKSNYDAYFEAALALLRPGGLVAIDNTLWDGKPADDAITDADTAAIRALNAKLHADTRIDLCFLPFADGLTLGLKR; this is encoded by the coding sequence ATGCTCAACTTCGTCCGCCCGACGCCACTCACCGACCGCGTCTACGAGTACGCCCTGACGGTCGGCCTGCGTGAGCCCGACGCCCTCCGCGCGCTCCGCGAGGAGACCGGCCGGCTGGCCGAGGGCGAGTGGCAGATCGCCCCCGAACAGGGGCCGCTCCTCGCGCTGCTGGTGAAGTTGATGGGCGCGACGAAGTGTCTGGAAGTGGGCACCTTCACCGGCTACTCGGCGCTGTGGGTGGCGTCGGCGCTGCCGGCCGGCGGACAGGTCGTGTGCTGCGACGTGAACCCGACCTACGCCGAAATCGCCCGCCGGCACTGGGCCGCGGCCGGCCTCGCCGACCGTATCGAGCTCCGCCTGGCTCCGGCCCTCGACACCCTCACCCGGCTCCGCGCAGGGGGTGCGGACGGCACCTTCGACTTCGCATTCATCGACGCCGACAAGTCGAACTACGACGCCTACTTCGAGGCCGCGCTGGCGCTGCTGCGGCCGGGCGGTCTGGTGGCGATCGACAACACGCTGTGGGACGGCAAGCCGGCCGACGACGCGATCACCGACGCGGACACGGCCGCGATCCGGGCGCTGAACGCGAAGCTGCACGCCGACACGCGGATCGACCTGTGCTTCCTCCCGTTCGCGGACGGCCTCACGCTCGGGCTGAAGCGATGA
- a CDS encoding type VI secretion system accessory protein TagJ, translated as MSPHEAFADGRLAEAVSLQEAAAAAHPDDATARLFLVELLAFAGRLDDAEAHLAAVRSGDPAWPAAARAFRRLLRAERQRTVTARRPTVLPTAPAHAKRRWLAVKRLRDGDPAGAVRWTDHADAATPEVEGFLDGQEFDSLRDADDRFASVLEGVVGGRWVWFPWEALRRVKVELPRFALDRLFRPAEVKLRDGSVHRVHLPLVYPGSHAADGAFAAGLETDRVCPDDGPIRCVGGKLLLAGDAEVPLAECRMIEIR; from the coding sequence ATGAGCCCGCACGAGGCCTTCGCCGACGGCCGGCTCGCGGAGGCGGTGTCGCTCCAGGAGGCGGCCGCCGCCGCGCACCCGGACGACGCCACAGCCCGGTTGTTCCTCGTCGAGTTGCTGGCGTTCGCAGGTCGGCTCGACGACGCGGAAGCGCACCTCGCCGCGGTCCGCTCCGGCGACCCCGCGTGGCCCGCGGCGGCGCGCGCGTTCCGCCGCCTGCTCCGCGCCGAGCGACAACGCACTGTCACGGCGCGCCGGCCGACGGTGCTGCCGACGGCACCGGCGCACGCCAAGCGGCGCTGGCTGGCGGTGAAGCGACTCCGCGACGGCGACCCGGCCGGCGCCGTGCGCTGGACCGACCACGCCGACGCCGCCACCCCCGAGGTCGAGGGCTTCCTCGACGGTCAGGAGTTCGACAGCCTCCGCGACGCCGACGACCGGTTCGCGTCGGTGCTGGAGGGGGTCGTCGGCGGGCGGTGGGTGTGGTTCCCGTGGGAGGCGCTGCGGCGGGTGAAGGTGGAGTTGCCGCGGTTCGCGTTGGACCGGCTGTTCCGCCCCGCCGAGGTAAAGCTGCGCGACGGCAGCGTCCACCGGGTCCACCTGCCGCTGGTGTACCCTGGCTCGCACGCGGCCGACGGAGCGTTCGCGGCCGGCCTTGAGACCGACCGCGTGTGCCCGGACGACGGCCCGATCCGCTGCGTGGGTGGGAAACTGCTGCTGGCCGGCGACGCCGAGGTGCCGCTAGCCGAGTGCCGGATGATCGAGATTCGCTGA
- a CDS encoding ABC transporter permease → MEQTPPVVTVRFNRFLPYWAVFQTDMRQTLRGWTYRLWVLVTVLAAAGFILYRVGVHNEAGMFRSAAAQSGDLFRLVVLGSLALVVVLSVSAVGAERGTVADSVLSRGISRHQYFLAKWHARLVVVVCTFAALGIGVLVASYLLFKSDAESDLTAGGGLMAVVMVAAVLAVIVSWGVTIGALTNGTVLGITVFWVVLYGAGFALSWLPEPWPSPDRYLARLRFVLKGEYQTAGLSNLVLGAAVLSTLAAAVGVVGFARRDV, encoded by the coding sequence ATGGAACAGACCCCCCCCGTCGTCACCGTCCGGTTCAATCGGTTCCTGCCGTACTGGGCGGTATTCCAGACCGACATGCGGCAGACGCTCCGCGGATGGACGTACCGCCTGTGGGTGCTCGTCACCGTCCTCGCTGCGGCCGGCTTCATCCTGTACCGCGTCGGCGTTCACAACGAGGCCGGCATGTTCCGCTCGGCCGCCGCCCAGTCCGGCGACCTGTTCCGCCTCGTCGTTCTCGGCAGCCTGGCGCTGGTGGTGGTGCTCTCCGTCTCGGCGGTCGGGGCCGAGCGCGGCACCGTCGCCGACTCGGTGCTCAGCCGCGGCATCAGCCGGCACCAGTACTTCCTGGCGAAGTGGCACGCGCGCCTCGTCGTCGTCGTGTGTACGTTCGCGGCGCTCGGCATCGGCGTGCTTGTGGCGAGCTACCTGCTGTTCAAGTCCGACGCCGAGAGCGACCTGACCGCCGGCGGCGGGCTGATGGCCGTCGTGATGGTGGCCGCGGTGCTGGCGGTGATCGTGTCTTGGGGTGTAACGATCGGGGCACTGACGAACGGCACGGTGCTGGGCATCACGGTGTTCTGGGTGGTGCTGTACGGTGCGGGGTTCGCGCTGTCGTGGCTGCCGGAGCCGTGGCCGAGCCCGGACCGGTATCTCGCCCGGTTGCGGTTCGTGCTGAAGGGCGAGTACCAAACGGCGGGCCTGTCGAACCTGGTGCTCGGGGCTGCGGTGCTGAGCACGCTCGCCGCGGCGGTCGGCGTGGTCGGCTTCGCCCGGCGAGACGTGTGA
- a CDS encoding gluconokinase — MIVVMMGVSGTGKSTVGKLLADELGWSFVEGDDYHPAANVEKMKAGVALTDADRGPWLAALRDRMDAALARGENVVLACSALKHAYQDYLEAHDPAHIHLVWLHGPEALIRERLAARTGHFMSPSLLHSQFQTLEPPADAIRVDVADPPGVIVAQVRRALGV, encoded by the coding sequence GTGATCGTCGTGATGATGGGCGTATCCGGAACCGGCAAGAGCACCGTCGGCAAGCTCCTCGCCGACGAGTTGGGCTGGTCGTTCGTCGAGGGCGACGACTATCACCCGGCCGCGAACGTCGAGAAGATGAAGGCCGGCGTCGCGCTCACCGACGCCGACCGAGGCCCGTGGCTCGCGGCCCTGCGCGACCGCATGGACGCCGCCCTTGCCCGCGGCGAAAACGTGGTGCTGGCCTGCTCGGCGCTGAAGCACGCCTACCAGGACTACCTCGAAGCGCACGACCCGGCACACATCCACCTCGTGTGGCTACACGGCCCCGAGGCCTTGATCCGCGAGCGACTGGCGGCGCGGACGGGGCACTTCATGAGCCCGTCGCTGCTACACAGCCAGTTCCAGACGCTGGAGCCGCCGGCGGACGCGATCCGCGTGGACGTGGCCGACCCGCCGGGGGTGATCGTGGCGCAGGTGCGGCGGGCGCTGGGCGTGTGA